The nucleotide sequence TGATATGtctaaatgtacatttatatttcctTGATTAATGAACAATTTTTAGTCCAGCGAATTACATGATTTGACATATAAAGCTGTGTCAAGCATCACACATATTAAGTGAAAGCAAATCGTTAACTTGACCTGAAACAAATGTGACATTTGAACTTAGTTATCAAAACAATTCTTCATGCACAGCAGTgtcaaacaaaatgtacaaaaatcatttattaaaaaaatgagtaaatgcAGCATCAGTCAAATGTTTGGATACACTTGAATGCATGTTTCTCGTGATGTTAACAtgctttaatttatttgtttacgtGCAATTTAAAATTAGTTCTGCGTGCAAATCCAACTTTTAAAGATGAGTTAGACCTGATTGTAAAAGAAAAGGCAACAAGTGTCCAGCATATACTGAAATTCCTTCAATTCTGTTAAAAAACTCATGAACACGTTTTGGCGATTACACAATATCTTCAATTTCTCCTTCATAGCTGATTCCATACAATACTAAAGTTAACATGCATACAAATTGAGTGGTGTGTCTCAACTGTTGACTTTGTTTATcttgtagaaaaaaaaacattatgtcaAGTCAAACTTCATTTGCTTCCTGTACGCTTGATTGATTAAGTCACTAAACAAGGATGACTAAAACAAagctaaaaaacaaataacactgaATATACTGAAGACCTATCTCAACTCTCCACTTCCCTCTCTCTAccatatattttctttaattgtCTACTTCCTGTATCCCTCTGTCTTGCTAAACACCTTAAGCGGCAACAAACACCAGTCTGGCCGAGTAGATGAGATCGGCCAGATACAGAATGAAGTTGACAGCGCTGAGCACCGAGATTGCCAGGAGCTTATCCCACGGGCACAGGCCGCTGCTGGAGCCGCAGCTGTTGGGTCTGTTGCTTCGACCTCCGTGCTTCTCATCAAACTTATATATGGGCCAGATGATGGTGGCGGACAGATACAAGCCCACCGCCAGGAGGGCGTACGAGGACAGGAAGCGGGCGAAGGAGAAGGGCAGGAAGCCTGTGCACTCCCCTACGCACATCACGATGATGCCGGCCGACAATATGAAGCAGATGCAGTAGACTGCCAGGCACCACTTGGTTGCCCCGTTCTGGTCGTACGATACGGGCTCGCTGATGAAGACGAATATGATGCAGGCGACGAAGGTCTCGCACACTTTCAGAAGTCCCGGCGCAGTGGCCATGTAGCCGGTGACCTCTCCCGGACGGGCCTTGCTGAGACTCACTTCGCTCAGGTACGCAATGGTGGCCAGGCAGGAGAACACGGTAGACACGATACGGCAGTTGATCATCTCGCTGCGACCCGCGTAGCCTTTGAGGAAGTAAAGGGGGAAGATGATGGATGCGGACAGGCAGAGGAGGGAGGCGTAGCAGGCGAACGTGATGGGAAAGTTCTTCCAGGAGACGGGGGCGCGGGTCTGCAGGCCGAACATTTCTACTAAGACTATCAAAAGAGTGCCGACGAAACTGAAACTCCAACAGAAGATGCACCAGTCACCCGTGCCGTGAGTCAGGATGGCTCCGTACAGTGCGACGCTGAACGCTACGCAGGCGAAAACCATGCCGGCCACACGGGCCCACAAGAGCGGAGATGAACGCAACACCACTGCCATGATGAACTCACAACTTGAAGACAACGAATGTCAGTTACTGCAGAACCGCTACAGCTGATGTCCTTCTTATGTTGAGCCTTACTGGGTTCTTGTCTAGaagcaaaagaaacaaaagtgaTCAGTCCATGGAAACATAAACGTAAAGCAGATGATCTTGGCACTAATGGCAAAACCTTTTATAAGTTGGTTACGTTGTATGAATTTATATGAAGtgaatgagattgtgttgagCTGTAAGAGATACCCAAACAAACAGGGGATGTTGGTATGTACACAACGATGTTTTCAACTTTATCGGGTCGTTACGCAACAACTGCATTTTTGGACCCTGATTGAAAACGAGTTTTAAAGTGAACATTTTGACAAACGACAGCGCTATCGTTTCAGTGTAAACCTTGAAAACACAGCTCTGCAAAAATGAAGTGATGTCATGCGGATGAACAAGTGCAAGTATCACCAAATCAACAATGGCGGACTACAAGTGCTGTTTGTGCTACTCAACATACTTTTTAGCATCACCACAACCAGTGGAGACTCTTGACAAAGTTATATGCCGACAAAAAGCACTTTGGGGTAAAACCTGTATGTGCGCAGACACATGGTGTTTCTTTATCAAATATAATGCTGGCCTGGCATGCAAAATATAGCGTTTTAGTGATTTTGTGACAACTTTACCAAAGTGCaaaggcaaaacatttttttgtttttttgtggctttgtgtttttttaaccacaTGCTTTACCACCCAAAACTTTGCAGggctttttgcttttataaatcGGTTATACCATATACTGTATGCAGcaaagtttcataaaataaaacacagtaaataaaatgttatgatATTAGTAAAACGCTTAGTAAAAAATCCTCCAAACAATCTAATTCATCAGAAACATAAGCTTAATTTCCCTTCAAATTGTGcaaattaaattgaaaacaCGCCCAATGGAAATACATCAATTTtgcaaaaactttgaaatattttaaaagctgttaCGCATTTACACTTGCATGAGATGTTTTACAGGCACTTtgataaagaaatatttcaacacaatctcatgggaattcgtacatattttatgaggtgggtaatttgtgtgaatttgtgcAATCGTATTCGTACGTTGTACTACGATTTGTTTccagtgatgttaggtttaggggtgggatTAGTGGAGGGGCTTCAGTGCTTTAGTCTCATAATCGTTTGTTGTTGTACAAAACACAACGTACAAATTCCTACGAATAAACTACCTCgtaaaatatgtatgaattCCCATAGGTTGAATATTTAGCAAATCTGAAATTGAAACCCAGCAACAGAGAAACAACAGAGCGGTTGCCATGCAACACAGAAACAACAACATGCAGTGATATTTGTGTAATACAGTCAGCTGTACGTTTACGAGAATTTCAACCACGCCTCAGAACATGACTCATACAATCTGAATTAAGGAATTCCCTGCAATCGTCAACGGAGGTGGGCTCAAAACTATAGGATAATAATACATTCATGCAAATCTGATGTTCGCATACTGACTAAATACCATCGGTGCTCTATAACAAATCGTCTACGTGTGTCAGTCTGGATTCCAGACTGGCGAGGGAACGTCTCTTAGCAAAACACAGAACAACCGAGACCTTTACTCAACCCCACAGTCCATCAGTCATCATCCTCATGTGGGAGGGGCCAGAGAGGCTTACAATGGCAGCATTGAGACCCCCGTCCCCCCCGAGCTCGCCTTCACAGTTCGGTAACAGTCAGGAATACCTCCCTTGACTCGTCGCCTGGCTTACATCTAGACGGTGAAGTAAACAGTGAAGGCTCGAGTGTTTACATTGTCAAGTGAATCCTTCAAATTAAGTGGATGGAAGAGAACGAGAGAACGTAGAAAGGGTTTCAAAATACAGCAATTACTGAGCGAAGGAAAGAGGCCGGGGCAGATTCAGAATCACATATGGAAAGACAGCAGAGGGCTTTGAAAATGCGCGTCCTTTCACCTCACAGAGGCTTGTATTTTTAACACAGCCGGCGGGGATAGCACAGCCGTGAGTCATTTATCCCTCAGCTCCCTCCCGTTTTTCGCCCTGCCTCTCAGTGTCACATTTTCGAAGTTGCCATCCCTTCAAACTGCAGAACGAGGGGGATGTGCCTGCTGTTTTTTTCCACCCTGTATTTCCCCAACTCGCTGACTTCACTGTCTCTCCACTTCTAATGGTCTCGCCCTTCTTACCACCGcccatttttttcttgttctcTTTTTACATTACTTACATTGTGTttagtgatacttcacccaaaaatgaaaattctgttgtcatttactcacattctagttgttccaaatctgtctacatttgtttgttctgatgaacacagagaaagatatttggaagaatccttATAACCAGATAGATCTTgcctcccattgactcccatagcaggaaaaaatacaaaggaaaacattttgaagaatgtaggacactattgactaccattgtattttttccaactatgggagACAAAGGGGGCGAGATCTGtgtggttataagcattctttcaaatattttgggtaaagtatcactttaagaacTGTCTATTTGAAAAGCGAATAACATCAGAGGAAGGAAATTCACTTTTTTCATGTCTTTGTCATCCATTCATGACTTAATAAGATGAGATGAAACATTTCGGCTGAAGTCATTGCAGAATATCACCATTTGCATCATATTGATCTTTGTCCATTTTAAGGAGAACCCCAAAGACACAAATCTATGTAAAAACAGAACTTTTACATGAGCTCTGAGAGATGGACACAGAGCTAGAAGAGGTCACATGGATAACTGAGTGATGCCACGAGTAACTCGATTTCTCCCTTAATCGGGTTAAAGTACTATTAACCAAGACTGAAAAACATGAGCCGTGTACAGCGTTTACCTGTTGCTGTAAAataagaagaaaagaaaagagaggagaATGTTTCTATGTATGCTAACCTATCACAAactattttaaattcaaaacaGAGGCAATAAGACTTCACTGgactttcattttattatagtaaaagtgtggTAGgctaacttttttttaatctgcatAGCCCATCGTTCTACTACAAATATAACTAGAAACTGGTTATTGTGGTGAGACCATGTTAAACATATGgttactgtggttttactaaAAGCAGAACAAAATACTATTGTTAAATAGTTAAGGGGGAAAAAGTAAAACATAGGAAATCTAAACAGATTCATTTTTCTTATGAaaatttaaatcaattaaaaagtaGTCTACAACATCTGAACATTTCCTCTAAAACACGCATTAGATCATTATCTTAACAGAGACGAGCCCGTCGTGGTGGGCGTGCCTCCCCACGTGCCGCACCCAGCCATAATACATagaaaacatattcatttaaaatgcaatgcaTGATTAAAAGTGCGTTTTCATATCTTGTTTTACTGTCTTTCTCAAATCTTTTTCTCGCAGTCTAACACGTCCCcatcaaacaaataaatctcaGATAAATTATGAGAGATGCGCACTGTGCGTATTTCCAAACGccgttttaaataaataaaacgctTATTTTCTTTATCGATGAAATTGAGTTAAAACGCAATCAATTATGTGTTAGTGTGCATTagaaaaaacaattatgttaTCTTTGATGGTCAGTAAATAAGTTAGTATGTGGTTCTACTTACCGGAGTGTCCCGTTATCTTTGCGTCGAAGTGCTCGGGCTGAAACAAGTAGGCGCGGTCCTCCTGCCTCTGACTTTTCACTCAGCGAGACACTTTAACCTGCGAGTTAAGAGGGATATCCTCCCTCCCACCCCCAATCCGCCTATAGCACACCAAATTAGGGCAAATACCCTTTCTTTCTCGCTCCCTTCTGCTTTGTCTGCCCCCACCAAATAAACAGAAAGCGCTCTTTACAAGAATTTATGAGCGTGAGGGAAAAAATGTAGTTTCCCATTTATCAACTGCTTTCGGCAGAGTTACCGCCCAATGGTCTCTTACTCTCTCATTCTGTTCACAACACAAACTAACACAAAAAGATACAAAGAAAGAAGACATGATAGAAATGAATAGGCGCTTTGTGTTCCTGCATTAAGTCCAGATATTGTCCAAATTACAGTTAAAATATGTGCGTAACAGCTCTTACTCACAAACTTTACCATCAGTCTGATTACTTACCAGTAGCCTACACAAGATaaacagaaatatgtttttggtaAAAGGATGGTTTATACTTATTGTTGAATAATATGTGTGCCATCATATTTATCTCTGTTGCTAGGATGCAGAGACAATGTTACTAAGGAGaccagatgttttttttttgttgctgagcTGTGTCTAGTGACGTGTGTGATTCGAAAAAACTTGTTGCAAAAATGTTGCAAACCCCGGAAACAGCGATACCCCCTCCCTTTTCCTCATAGCCTGCTGCTGCCATTTTGACACAGAAAAggaagagagaatgagagagagagagagagagagagagagagaatgagagcgagagagagagagagagagagagagagagagagagagagagagagaatgagagcgagagagagagagagagagagagaatgagagagagagagagagagagaaaatgagagagagagctacttaaatttatatttttcttttgtaaatctTTGCTTAAACTACattctatttctatttaatatatttacatataaagttgcactacatacatcacactttattgtagtttattttttcattactgtaattatctttcttttcgttttttttataCTTACTAGCACTATTTGAATGCAGCCcagctgcaaatgctttggcaatacgaATGCACATTTGGTCATGCAAATAAAGCACACTAAAATAGAAAATTTATGAAAGTgactgagaaagagagactaagagagatagagagacagagagagagagaaagagagagagactgagagagatagatagagagagagagagagatagagagagagagagagagagagagagagagagcgcgagagagcgATTGTGTGGTGGAGAATGTTGTTGAGTAATACctataaaaaaatgcatcttcTTCAAATAAGTCTTATTGCTGTGAAGTCCTGTATGTGTTGTGAAAACAAGTAAAAgttcattgttaaaaaaactatagaatTAATCCAGAGACAAATGTTTTTCAACTAAagtccacaaacacacacaaatatatagtGCTACTGTCCATCGTACAAAGTGCAATTCTGAATGGCCCCATCTGTATTCTCAACATTATTGAAAATTATTGCAACAGCTGCAGCAATTTGTTTGGCACTTAGTTTTTAAATCTGCtgcactaaacaacacaactAATGCACTATCAATATAATAATCTCATTACTTTCCTTATTTCATGGACAGTTTTGGAGCGTTTTGCATgggattaaatatttattcattttctttatcaAACAGTCTAATAAAATAAGACTTTAGGAACCAGTTTCTTTAAAAGCTTGCTTTGACCACAATTGAAGACATGACACATGTGCTATGTTGCATTATTTCCTGTTATCAAATCTAGCCTATGAATAAAAACGTAATTGAAAACATTGTTTCGTGTTTTAGGTACTTATGAGCTCAATGTGGTTATAGCTTttgaacatttatataaaaatattaaatgtaatgtttaaaatgtacatataatcAGCTAGGCTGTCTGTGATAATGTTCgttaaaatgttgtatttagccaaaataataacaataataataattttaggTTCATTGATCAAGTTTGTGGCCTGAGTGACGTTCGCTCTGGATGAAGGatcatcacctgcagctgagcCTTACAAAAACTGAACTGCTTGTGATCCCGGCCGACCCAAAGATTCATCACAACCTCTcaattcaactgggctcatcgaCCATCACGCCTTCCAGAACGGCCAGAacggagtggtgatcgatgcacaaccaaacctccaCAGATGATCCACAATGCAACGGCAAGAGCGCGCATCattcctctcttcattaagttacattggctccctagagtcgctcgcatcaaattcaaatcTGTTgttggcctacaagaccaccactggttcttCACCCCCGGCCCAAATCACTTGCTACTACAGACTTATGTatccgccagatccctacgctctccaaaggaacgacgtcttgtggtgtcatccaaaaaagggaaaaatctCTCCCACGTACCTTCATTGGatttctatctcttttctactctttctatcaaAAAAAAACCTTAACTTTATATACTATGCTGGGCTATATGAGACCTGTTTTTACTTCACTTATGCAGTTTCTTGTctttatgttgttccaaatgtttctattgtttacctcatttgtaagtcgctttggataaaagcgtctactaaatcaggggttttcaaactttacaAGGCCAAGAACCCCCAAATATGACAAACCTTTTGTGAGGAACACCCTTTTGTAAAATACTGTGTATATCAAtctgtgtaaagaaacatttaaaatttaataATAGGATATCATAGAGACAACAACTTGTTTCTAAATCCAAATAGTTGGCAATAATTTCACTTCGAAAAGGACAACTATAGTGAGAAAAACTAACCAGAAAGattcaaatatatcaaattatGGAAACTATTCATAGCAAAAAAAGCAGATGGATTATTATCGTTTTTTGCGTAATCTTTTAACCAGGAACATTTCTGTAGGACCCCTTGCAACCTGGACCCCAGTTACCCCAAAACTCCGGTActtaatgactaaatataaatgtattcctatttttttatttcatattcctATTTTTGTTCTCTGTATTTTATAATTACCGCTcttcaattacatttataattgcACAGTCTTAGAAAACCTGACAAGACATATAATGTATGATGCATTTCATTGCAAGCTGTACCTCCAGTATAAAACTCGGCTACTGTGTGTCAAATAAACGTCAATGTTTGAAACAATTGTTTGGTATTTGTCGCCCCCTATtggttataataataataattcttaatCTTAAAGTCAAAGCgagtttacttttttataacagGTGTATAATCTTTGTTCGTCTTGACACTCAACAGTGTTAAATCGGGTactttacagtaaatatgcataaataaaGTACACATTTGTAATGGCATCATCCCAGTTTCTCTTTAAAACGTACGTTGCCGAATTTCAATGCATATCTGTTGTACATCATCCATACCATGCACTTCCATCGCAACATCTATTTTCAGATGTACCTTT is from Triplophysa dalaica isolate WHDGS20190420 chromosome 3, ASM1584641v1, whole genome shotgun sequence and encodes:
- the myadmb gene encoding myeloid-associated differentiation marker homolog, which translates into the protein MAVVLRSSPLLWARVAGMVFACVAFSVALYGAILTHGTGDWCIFCWSFSFVGTLLIVLVEMFGLQTRAPVSWKNFPITFACYASLLCLSASIIFPLYFLKGYAGRSEMINCRIVSTVFSCLATIAYLSEVSLSKARPGEVTGYMATAPGLLKVCETFVACIIFVFISEPVSYDQNGATKWCLAVYCICFILSAGIIVMCVGECTGFLPFSFARFLSSYALLAVGLYLSATIIWPIYKFDEKHGGRSNRPNSCGSSSGLCPWDKLLAISVLSAVNFILYLADLIYSARLVFVAA